Proteins from one Athalia rosae chromosome 8, iyAthRosa1.1, whole genome shotgun sequence genomic window:
- the LOC105684979 gene encoding uncharacterized protein LOC105684979 isoform X1: MAGGSGRYRQGGRLEKVNQQLYHPHFHPCRTFEPPVTERFKERQRVETIRIRLRNINTLQEHIQRIFTESLHSDLEIIIDCKVIRTNRCIIRTRSPSFYELLEPYFIFDSTLVRCALNAPGTFRLVENFVRLLYTNLDATQEEILLVELILSASRIGELRGETVISNRVPPTNLWEGSNAGKNFERCQRDASVDISPAFSEMADSGLGTGSVSPRDNSVSETSGVDLDESQATVDFSTDEDSNKITLRDEACERRNKVSTSEQHVNLFNQNNTSNHAHKSSEISIAKHSTDDTTSSDATCSFVRVEPLYAGNLRELDSSGSSEENAQKLHDRAEEIARYENRVLDDAFYESESESDENDRTNSFVPTESFEFIDPVNMSPMTSDPEKALQKYDNFNKQDDEKSDPNPEARSMTMEELRHELSHSNDLPIKKSSSSTSSYYFIDASSLNDEGDVPVPDSLRERGFGNRIPSYIPSSIDCPSNGSGNPQIDEHQRLSGSRRLSNFQTGCEKVAEFEKEIKITERLEPLTELRRVKRLDSTSEDKSESEKEKNAEKETLVVEIKEADSGESARASPCPDNSKGAINTGKPNRCEEHTGSETTSRKDPVDQTSETKIGGSVIPEAVIADEPRRPSLIRRNTFELDPDDEKISMLRQEYERRQGSLVFKNSIQQYSGHRVDGDSCFDPTIVPDVPVADEIWMKPVDASLDQQRQPIVLSSVVACAAQQNEDCKNTNIVTNAFETEKNVEQSVEKSVSLSSEPISDLSVISERGNECPEVIEVVRRSKCIETTPIVSGGAAATDYSKPTDSPIVRRKTESTPIVSGGSVLMEKPEVKVKPVRMCSSMTSWVVDMSNPLKEDNNRLAGKDKMQGTMSQSLSNVESIQKTLRKSKAPEKLGSLGFFVNLNDADVPKEPIPVPKKPKAKTENGEENGNGKNYCEFFIDISENKGEPAQPKDDATLNGRNSGGQSSTRVSDKRNIFSMFIDLGDSKNSVNKNNGHSVKPEARDKSIGDSGAPVLGTTLTGLEKPAPIDRLKANNGNSDENGSSSDRDQSISDKRDSTEQNKQGIFMFIESDSPVVRRRTLSSSRPAFKRHSWNVDKGTVANGNGGNGNGHLAKELVYRKEHKRAHSLSVDRADLRKNQTKTSNSSHSLSEVARADTLNGLNSKRFLERDGSRNMDTSSEDVFEYDNRDTPPNSHIEIFNEELRASVKQHEYKELTSTEIAENFDGEVKANEEEYSEISVWDKTGTESTEGPDRTRKSETFDISSGSGPSPGSDHQDSELSEMLNGDDIKTANRSHVAASVGSKIFETQKSLNEKIKIIECELTNHDGETDEPPSGHPKNVNASKAGEKPIVQDFSGNKSAPSDAFNASFVRLSDLDKTPVRFHASDVIKPKEDRITYRMSSSIPETSWIESKLVMTRSTGPLRNVPRKFTSAMTTSLPSKQKSSLDDLGVEGEGEGVVSESDLSSMQSSMGRSGADASTEETETSSLVGTKPYNRLGEDLLRMFLEEINPDVTIDVSGRRIRAHKCILSSRCQYFAAILSGGWVESAGNVIALQGYSYNSVHFALCHIYSGESNIPDTISIVELATLADMLCLEGLKEVISYTLKVKYCHLFHKPCQICAVGVLECMPLAAAYGLDEVYRKSLRWITRHFVRIWPCKAFATLPRELMDKCYHQHIVHMSTDNVLQTMMDCDKLLATLPNVRWAEPVFRLVSNLLETAVKFLSDNFSGLLGNEKFHSLGREFSWNISRIEDNILAAADRLPPEQACKSYARLHKMLITAQSEELCSERKWGPLFVEFLKKIHSHVEKCLVREAPRAARSTTWLKMDLELRRRIQELACLVILPHEISKRPSRHSNFMKEPRATSSRTSASRSLDLRKVRMVISEHNDKTLKQPTVAPQAKKIPISKPKTDPLDRRMHQEKLTASDTVSRPRSWPNKIEVKPRYLEPRNKSVTKEIIPQGPPDKMVQQRRKNLISSSDSSRTSSPAMKRAVDKKTFAKIKLPIKKDAKALSTDSLAESSVDKTNGRKDLTSKSCGVTRPESPQLKQKDTETGLSVDSLAEAKKISAVKKKATKMDTSMSTDSLMAETVGTPKSTASSKLSPTLTNHGVGRGQGLDRGKKMSPPTQHRSPLTVTRRAPRSVECSTAASRNRALPVTPYHGSPSLRRNLLDAAKTPDIPGKPIQSITSRTTAKQANPQLSGASIVRKERKGTLSNQPSVESPKKLSPKSSGATRVNRSMAGNKKITKGSDDKIRTTCHNSGAVKQPTVGSRSGTFLKDEPTILKKSDIKSSQANL, encoded by the exons ATGGCTGGAGGCAGCGGCAGGTACAGACAAGGTGGACGTTTAGAGAAAGTAAATCAACAGCTTTACCATCCTCATTTCCATCCTTGTCGTACGTTCGAGCCACCCGTCACAGAAAGATTTAAGGAACGCCAAAGAGTAGAAACCATAAGAATACGCTTGAGAAATATAAATACTCTTCAAGAGCACATTCAAAG AATATTCACAGAATCTCTTCACTCAGatcttgaaataataatcgactGTAAGGTAATACGCACAAACCGGTGCATCATCAGGACAAGATCACCAAGTTTTTATGAACTTCTCGAACCCTACTTTATATTTGATAGTACCTTGGTCAGATGCGCTCTCAATGCTCCTGGAACATTCCGCCTTGTTGAGAATTTTGTAAG ACTTCTCTATACTAATTTGGATGCAACGCAGGAGGAAATACTGCTAGTAGAGCTTATCCTAAGTGCATCTCGAATAGGGGAATTGAGAGGTGAGACTGTCATTTCAAATCGTGTTCCACCTACAAATTTGTGGGAAGGTAGCAACgcaggaaaaaattttgagcgTTGCCAAAGAGATGCATCTGTAGATATCAGTCCAGCTTTCTCCGAAATGGCTGATTCTGGGCTGGGAACGGGATCCGTCAGCCCCCGCGACAACAGTGTATCCGAAACGTCTGGTGTCGACTTGGACGAATCGCAAGCTACCGTTGATTTTTCGACCGACGAGGATTCCAACAAAATCACCCTCAGAGACGAGGCCTGCGAAAGACGGAACAAGGTCTCGACGTCGGAGCAGCATGTCAATCTGTTCAATCAGAACAATACCTCCAATCACGCGCACAAGTCGTCGGAAATTTCAATCGCAAAACACAGCACCGACGACACCACATCTTCGGATGCAACGTGCTCATTCGTCAGAGTGGAGCCGCTGTATGCGGGTAATTTACGCGAACTGGACTCGTCGGGATCATCGGAAGAGAACGCCCAGAAACTTCACGACAGAGCCGAAGAGATTGCTCGCTACGAGAATCGGGTGCTCGACGACGCTTTCtacgaatccgaatccgagagcgaCGAAAATGACAGGACAAACTCGTTCGTGCCGACCGAATCCTTCGAGTTTATCGACCCCGTGAACATGTCGCCGATGACTTCCGACCCCGAAAAAGCGTTGCAGAAATacgataattttaataaacaaGATGATGAGAAGTCGGACCCCAATCCGGAGGCGAGGAGCATGACTATGGAGGAGCTGCGACACGAATTGTCGCACTCGAACGACCTACCGATCAAAAAGAGTTCGTCGAGTACGAgtagttattattttatagacGCTTCGAGTTTGAACGACGAAGGGGATGTTCCCGTGCCCGATTCATTGAGAGAACGTGGCTTCGGTAACCGGATACCCTCCTACATTCCAAGTTCCATTGATTGTCCTTCGAATGGCTCGGGGAATCCTCAGATCGACGAACATCAAAGATTATCGGGATCCAGGAGACTGTCGAACTTTCAGACTGGCTGTGAAAAGGTGGCGGAATTCGAAAAAGAGATAAAGATAACCGAGCGTCTGGAACCACTGACGGAATTGAGGAGGGTGAAACGGTTGGATTCGACCTCCGAAGACAAGTCGGAGagtgagaaggaaaaaaatgctgaGAAGGAAACTCTGGTGGTGGAGATTAAGGAGGCCGACAGCGGCGAGAGCGCGCGAGCTTCTCCGTGCCCGGATAATAGTAAGGGGGCGATAAACACCGGCAAACCAAATCGCTGCGAGGAGCACACGGGATCCGAGACTACGAGCCGTAAAGATCCTGTGGACCAAACGAGTGAAACGAAAATCGGGGGTTCGGTTATTCCCGAAGCAGTGATCGCCGACGAACCGAGACGACCCTCCCTTATCAGAAGAAATACTTTCGAACTCGATccggacgatgaaaaaatttctatgcTCAGACAGGAGTACGAACGGCGTCAGGGTAGCCTAgtcttcaaaaattctatCCAACAATACTCCGGGCATCGCGTTGACGGCGATTCCTGTTTCGATCCGACAATCGTCCCCGATGTTCCTGTGGCGGACGAGATATGGATGAAACCGGTCGACGCCTCTTTGGATCAACAACGGCAACCAATCGTTCTCAGCTCAGTCGTCGCGTGTGCTGCCCAACAAAATGAGGATTGTAAGAATACAAATATCGTGACGAACGCTTTTGAGACTGAGAAAAATGTGGAACAATCGGTTGAGAAAAGCGTCTCTCTGAGCAGCGAACCGATTTCCGATCTATCGGTGATTTCCGAACGAGGTAACGAATGTCCGGAAGTTATCGAGGTGGTAAGGAGATCGAAATGCATCGAGACGACACCGATCGTTTCAGGGGGAGCGGCAGCGACCGATTATTCGAAGCCGACCGACAGTCCGATAGTAAGACGGAAAACCGAGTCGACTCCCATAGTTTCCGGGGGTTCGGTTCTCATGGAAAAACCCGAGGTGAAAGTGAAACCCGTGAGAATGTGCAGTTCGATGACATCGTGGGTCGTGGATATGAGTAATCCGTTGAAAGAGGATAATAATCGGTTGGCGGGAAAGGACAAGATGCAGGGAACCATGTCGCAAAGTTTATCGAACGTTGAATCCATCCAGAAAACTCTCAGGAAATCAAAAGCCCCGGAGAAATTGGGTAGCTTGggatttttcgttaatttgaaCGACGCCGATGTTCCCAAAGAGCCGATCCCCGTCCCAAAAAAACCGAAGGCCAAGACCGAGAACGGGGAGGAAAATGGAAACGGTAAGAATTACTGCGAGTTTTTCATCGACATTTCCGAAAATAAAGGGGAGCCGGCGCAGCCGAAGGACGACGCGACGTTGAATGGGCGGAATTCGGGGGGGCAGAGTTCGACGCGAGTAAGTGACaaaaggaatattttttctatgttcATTGATCTCGGTGACTCGAAAAATTCCGTAAACAAAAACAACGGTCACTCCGTGAAACCGGAAGCACGGGACAAGAGCATCGGGGATTCGGGGGCACCGGTTCTCGGCACAACGCTAACTGGACTGGAAAAACCTGCGCCGATCGACCGGCTAAAAGCGAACAACGGTAATTCCGATGAGAACGGAAGTAGCAGCGACAGAGATCAGTCCATCTCCGATAAAAGGGATTCGACGGAACAGAACAAACAAGGCATTTTTATGTTCATCGAGTCTGATTCTCCGGTGGTGAGACGCCGCACGCTCTCCTCTTCCAGGCCGGCCTTCAAAAGGCACTCGTGGAATGTAGATAAGGGAACCGTAGCGAATGGAAACGGAGGAAACGGTAACGGGCATTTGGCTAAGGAATTGGTGTACAGAAAGGAACACAAACGCGCTCACAGTCTTTCGGTGGATCGCGCTGatctgagaaaaaatcaaaccaaaACTAGCAACTCGAGTCACTCGTTGAGCGAAGTCGCTCGTGCCGATACTCTCAACGGTTTGAATTCCAAGCGATTCCTCGAACGGGATGGCAGCCGAAATATGGACACCTCGAGCGAGGACGTGTTCGAATACGACAACCGTGACACGCCGCCAAATTCGCATATCGAGATATTCAACGAGGAGTTGAGAGCGTCGGTCAAGCAGCACGAGTACAAGGAGCTGACATCGACGGAAATCGCGGAAAATTTCGACGGCGAAGTCAAGGCGAACGAAGAAGAATACTCGGAGATATCCGTCTGGGACAAAACCGGGACGGAAAGTACGGAGGGTCCGGATCGAACTCGTAAAAGTGAAACTTTCGACATAAGCAGCGGCAGTGGGCCGTCTCCGGGTAGCGATCATCAGGACTCCGAACTTTCCGAAATGTTGAACGGAGACGACATCAAGACCGCCAACAGATCCCACGTCGCAGCGTCCGTTGGATCCAAGATATTCGAAACCCAAAAATcgctgaacgaaaaaataaagataatcgAATGCGAATTGACGAATCACGACGGCGAGACGGACGAACCACCGAGCGGTCACCCAAAAAATGTCAACGCTTCGAAAGCTGGAGAAAAACCGATCGTCCAGGATTTCTCGGGGAACAAATCCGCCCCCTCCGATGCGTTCAATGCGAGCTTCGTAAGACTTTCGGATCTGGATAAAACCCCCGTGCGGTTTCACGCCTCTGATGTCATCAAGCCCAAGGAGGACCGAATCACCTATCGCATGAGCAGCAGCATTCCCGAAACTTCTTGGATAGAGAGTAAGCTAGTCATGACCAGATCTACGGGACCGTTGAGGAACGTCCCCCGCAAATTCACGTCCGCGATGACGACCTCTCTTCCGTCCAAGCAAAAATCTTCCCTGGACGATCTCGGCGTCGAAGGGGAAGGCGAGGGCGTCGTATCCGAATCCGATCTGAGCAGCATGCAGAGCAGCATGGGCCGTTCCGGGGCGG ACGCGAGCACGGAGGAGACGGAAACATCTAGTTTGGTAGGAACGAAGCCCTACAACCGGTTGGGAGAGGATCTTCTGCGGATGTTTTTGGAAGAAATAAATCCCGATGTAACTATAGACGTATCGGGTCGCCGAATTCGAGCCCACAAATGCATTCTAAGTTCCCGCTGTCAATATTTTGCCGCTATTCTAAGCGGTGGATGGGTCGAAAGTGCTGGCAACGTAATTGCGCTACAAGG ATATTCTTACAACTCTGTACATTTCGCCTTGTGCCATATATACAGCGGTGAAAGCAACATCCCAGATACGATAAGTATCGTCGAATTAGCGACGTTGGCAGATATGCTATGTTTGGAGGGCCTCAAGGAGGTGATCAGTTATACCCTGAAAGTCAAATATTGCCACCTCTTTCACAAG CCATGTCAAATTTGTGCAGTTGGCGTATTGGAATGTATGCCACTGGCTGCCGCCTACGGACTAGATGAAGTCTACAGAAAATCTCTACGCTGGATAACTAGACACTTTGTCAGAATCTGGCCGTGCAAAGCGTTCGCTACTCTTCCCCGTGAGTTGATGGATAAATGTTACCATCAGCATATAGTGCACATG TCTACGGACAACGTTTTACAAACTATGATGGATTGCGACAAACTCCTGGCTACTTTGCCGAACGTTCGTTGGGCCGAACCCGTGTTCAGACTGGTTTCCAATCTTTTGGAAACGGCCGTCAAGTTTttatcggataatttttccgGGCTATTGGGGAACGAAAAGTTCCATTCGCTCGGACGTGAGTTCAGTTGGAACATAAGTCGCATCGAAGACAATATCCTCGCAGCTGCAGATCGCTTGCCACCCGAGCAGGCTTGTAAGAGCTACGCCAGACTTCACAAAATGTTGATCACCGCCCAGTCCGAAGAGCTCTGTAGTGAGAGAAAATGGGGGCCGctgttcgttgaatttttgaaaaaaattcacagtcACGTCGAAAAATGCTTGGTCAGAGAAGCACCGAGGGCCGCGCGATCGACGACGTGGCTCAAAATGGACTTGGAATTACGACGAAGGATACAGGAATTGGCTTGTCTGGTAATTTTACCGCATGAGATATCGAAGCGTCCCTCTCGCCATTCTAATTTTATGAAG GAACCAAGAGCAACGTCTAGTCGAACGTCTGCGAGTCGCAGTCTGGATCTGAGAAAAGTAAGAATGGTGATATCGGAGCACAATGATAAAACATTGAAACAACCCACCGTGGCACCTCAAGCAAAAAAGATACCCATTAGCAAACCGAAGACGGATCCGCTAGACCGAAGAATGCATCAAGAGAAATTGACCGCAAGCGACACAGTCAGTAGACCCAGATCATGGCCGAATAAAATCGAG GTCAAACCGAGGTATTTGGAACCTCGTAATAAGTCGGTAACGAAAGAGATAATTCCGCAGGGACCGCCTGATAAGATGGTTCAGCaaaggcgaaaaaatttaatttcctccTCCGATTCTTCACGAACTTCCAGTCCCGCGATGAAACGTGCCGTAGATAAGAAGACTTTTGCAAAAATTAAACTACCGATCAAAAAAGATGCAAAGGCACTTTCGACGGACAGTCTGGCGGAGTCAAGCGTGGATAAGACCAACGGTAGAAAAGATTTGACGAGTAAGAGTTGCGGTGTAACGCGACCGGAGTCTCCCCAACTGAAGCAAAAAGATACGGAAACTGGTCTGTCGGTGGATTCCTTAGCCGAAGCCAAAAAAATCTCTGCGGTGAAGAAAAAGGCCACGAAAATGGACACGTCCATGTCCACGGACAGTTTGATGGCCGAAACTGTAGGTACGCCAAAATCAACGGCGTCTAGCAAATTGTCTCCTACTTTGACGAACCACGGCGTTGGTAGGGGCCAAGGGTTGGATCGAGGTAAGAAAATGTCACCCCCGACACAGCACAGGAGCCCACTGACTGTAACGAGGAGGGCTCCGAGATCAGTCGAGTGCTCGACGGCCGCCAGCCGCAACAGAGCACTTCCTGTAACTCCGTATCACGGGTCTCCCAGTTTGCGAAGGAATCTGTTGGACGCTGCAAAGACACCAGACATTCCCGGTAAGCCAATACAGTCTATTACTTCTCGTACAACTGCGAAGCAAGCGAATCCACAGTTGTCAGGTGCTAGTATTGttagaaaagagaggaagggGACTCTCTCTAATCAACCGAGTGTCGAGAGtccaaaaaaattgtcaccaAAATCTAGCGGGGCGACCAGAGTAAATAGATCTATggctggaaataaaaaaatcaccaaaggTAGTGATGATAAAATTAGAACTACGTGCCATAATAGTGGGGCAGTTAAACAACCGACTGTTGGTTCTAGATCGGGAACATTTCTAAAGGATGAGCCCACGATACTTAAAAAGTCAGATATCAAATCATCGCAAGCTAACTTGTAA